The Equus asinus isolate D_3611 breed Donkey chromosome 22, EquAss-T2T_v2, whole genome shotgun sequence genome has a segment encoding these proteins:
- the LOC123280016 gene encoding olfactory receptor 6C2-like has protein sequence MKNHTITTFILLGLTDDPRLQIPIFMFLFLSYVVSITGNLTIMSLTLVDCHLKTPMYFFLQNFAFLETAFTSACIPRYLYNIATGDRTIKYNICILQASFTDVFAVTEFFLLATMSYDRYVAICKPLHYVTIMSSRVCRRLVLCCWMSGLLIIIPPLILFLNLKFCDSNVIDHYLCDSFPILKISCSDTWLIEQLVVACAVLTFIVTLVCVIVSYIFIIKTILRFPSALQRKRAFSTCSSHMIVVSMTYGSCIFIYIKPSAKESAVINKGVTVLITSIAPMLNPFIYTLRNKQVRQAFSNSLKKIALVSKNLRMFMSRNKILS, from the coding sequence ATGAAAAACCACACAATAACAACCTTCATCTTGTTGGGATTGACGGATGACCCTCGACTTCAGATTCCAATTTTTATGTTTCTATTCCTCAGCTATGTGGTAAGTATAACTGGAAACTTGACCATCATGTCACTCACTTTAGTGGACTGCCACCTTAAaacacccatgtactttttcctacagaattttgcctttttagaAACCGCATTTACATCGGCTTGTATCCCTAGATATTTGTACAACATAGCAACAGGTGACAGgacaattaaatataatatttgtatTCTTCAAGCATCTTTCACTGATGTCTTTGCAGTAACAGAATTTTTTCTCTTGGCCAccatgtcctatgaccgctatgtggccatctgcaagcccctGCATTATGTGACCATCATGAGCAGCAGAGTCTGCAGGAGGCTTGTCCTCTGCTGTTGGATGTCTGGCTTGTTGATCATAATCCCCCCACTTATTCTGTTCCTAAATTTGAAATTCTGTGACTCCAATGTCATTGATCATTATTTATGTGATTCATTTCCTATCTTGAAGATTTCATGCTCAGACACGTGGCTGATAGAGCAGTTGGTTGTTGCCTGTGCTGTGCTAACCTTCATTGTGACCCTTGTGTGTGTTATTGTGTCTTACATTTTCATCATCAAGACCATTCTAAGATTCCCCTCTGCACTGCAAAGGAAAAGGGCCTTTTCCACCTGTTCTTCTCACATGATTGTGGTTTCCATGACCTACGGAAGCTGTATCTTCATCTATATCAAACCTTCAGCAAAGGAATCAGCAGTCATTAATAAGGGTGTGACAGTGCTAATCACATCCATTGCTCCTATGTTGAACCCATTCATATACACTCTGAGAAACAAACAAGTGAGACAAGCCTTCAGTAATTCCCTCAAAAAAATTGCACTTGTCTCAAAGAATTTGAGAATGTTCATgtccagaaataaaatattaagctaA
- the LOC123279960 gene encoding olfactory receptor 6C2-like: MRNHTVTRFILLGLTDDPQLQGLLLIFLFFTYLLSVTGNLAIISLTLMDHHLKTPMYFFLQNFSCLEILFTSTCIPRYLYNLSVGDKTIAYCFCFIQAFFTDLFGVTEFFLLATMSYDRCIAICKPLHYTTIMNSTVCRRLILCCWMAGLLIILPPFSLSQNLEFCDSNVIDGFLCDVSLFLQISCSDTWVVEQMVIVCAVLTFITTLLCVVLSYICIIKTIIRFPSAQQRKKAFSTCSSHMVVVSITYGSCIFVYVKPSAKESAAINKGVAVLTTSIAPVLNPFIYTLRNKQVKQAFNASIKRIVLSSQK, from the coding sequence ATGAGAAACCATACAGTAACAAGATTCATTCTCCTGGGACTAACAGATGACCCACAACTTCAGggtctgcttttaatttttctattttttacctACTTATTGAGTGTAACTGGGAACCTAGCTATCATCTCACTTACATTAATGGATCATCACCTTAAAACACCAATGTACTTTTTCCTACAAAATTTTTCCTGCTTAGAGATCTTATTCACATCGACTTGTATTCCTAGATACTTATATAACCTATCAGTAGGTGACAAGACTATTGCctactgtttttgtttcattcaagCATTTTTTACTGATCTTTTTGGAGTGACTGAATTTTTTCTCCTGGCCACCATGTCCTATGACCGCTGCATTGCCATCTGCAAACCCCTGCATTACACCACCATCATGAACAGCACAGTCTGCAGAAGACTCATCCTTTGCTGTTGGATGGCTGGCTTGTTAATCATACTCCCACCATTTAGCTTGAGCCAAAATCTGGAATTCTGTGACTCTAATGTCATTGATGGCTTTCTATGTGATGTATCTCTCTTCCTGCAGATTTCATGCTCTGACACGTGGGTCGTTGAGCAGATGGTTATAGTCTGTGCTGTGTTGACCTTCATCACAACCCTTCTTTGTGTAGTTCTCTCCTACATATGCATAATCAAGACTATCATAAGATTCCCctctgctcagcaaaggaaaaaagcctTTTCTACCTGTTCTTCTCACATGGTTGTTGTTTCTATCACCTATGGCAGCTGCATCTTCGTTTATGTCAAACCTTCAGCAAAGGAATCAGCAGCTATTAATAAGGGTGTGGCAGTCCTCACAACTTCCATCGCTCCTGTGTTGAACCCCTTCATTTACACCTTGAGAAACAAGCAAGTAAAACAAGCCTTCAATGCCTCAATCAAAAGAATTGTCTTATCTTCCCAGAAGTAA